The Hymenobacter sp. 5317J-9 genome has a window encoding:
- a CDS encoding porin family protein: MKKAVFVFALALAAAPAVRAQQGPGVGSSTDYAASDGTESRNTGFGIKGGYNLASIQGAGADLFTNRDNLKDFHAGVYGQFGFNNFASLMVELLYSRKGYRTDYLGTATRDTRLDYLELPILFVGNLTETLSIHVGPQVSLLTNVRDGDATVSLSDRGYNSLDYGAIAGAEARLGFAKLGARFDWSLGKIYKDGTVLQYNSKSGATVADNNIRNQVFQVYLGLGFKH, translated from the coding sequence ATGAAAAAAGCCGTATTCGTATTTGCGCTGGCCCTGGCGGCCGCGCCCGCCGTGCGCGCCCAGCAGGGCCCCGGCGTGGGCTCTTCCACCGATTATGCCGCCAGCGACGGCACCGAGTCGCGCAACACCGGCTTTGGCATCAAGGGCGGCTACAACCTGGCCAGCATCCAGGGCGCGGGCGCCGACCTGTTCACCAACCGCGACAACCTCAAGGACTTCCACGCCGGCGTGTACGGGCAGTTTGGCTTCAACAACTTCGCCTCGCTGATGGTGGAGCTGCTGTACTCGCGCAAGGGCTACCGCACCGATTACCTGGGCACCGCCACCCGCGACACCCGCCTCGACTACCTGGAGCTGCCCATCCTGTTCGTAGGCAACCTCACCGAAACCCTCAGCATTCACGTGGGGCCGCAGGTGTCGCTGCTCACCAACGTGCGCGACGGCGACGCCACCGTGAGCCTCTCCGACCGCGGCTACAACAGCCTCGACTACGGCGCCATTGCCGGCGCCGAAGCCCGCCTGGGCTTTGCCAAGCTGGGCGCCCGCTTCGACTGGAGCCTGGGCAAAATCTACAAAGACGGCACCGTGCTGCAGTACAACAGCAAGTCCGGCGCCACCGTGGCCGACAACAACATCCGCAACCAGGTGTTTCAGGTGTACCTGGGCCTCGGCTTTAAGCACTAG
- a CDS encoding porin family protein — protein sequence MKKILLFLLLAVASSPAAFAQAAPGGALSSKDYTGGATTESGNTGFGVKGGYNLANVYGDDAGSGRSSSNTFHAGLYGQFGFNDFSSIQVEALYSRQGTKFTDGVDNLRLDYLSVPVLYVGNITDAFSFHIGPQASVLTKVVSGDKDLDINDNGFKSFDLSGVGGLEYRIGPARLGARYNLGLTKIAKDAKVYNNVFQVYLGFGFTQ from the coding sequence ATGAAAAAGATTCTTCTGTTTCTGCTGCTCGCCGTGGCTTCGTCTCCGGCTGCTTTTGCCCAGGCAGCGCCGGGCGGCGCGCTTTCTTCCAAAGACTACACCGGCGGCGCCACCACCGAATCGGGCAACACCGGCTTTGGCGTGAAGGGCGGCTACAACCTGGCCAACGTGTACGGTGACGACGCCGGCTCGGGCCGCAGTAGCTCCAACACCTTCCACGCCGGCCTCTACGGGCAGTTTGGGTTCAACGACTTCTCCTCCATTCAGGTAGAAGCGCTGTATTCGCGCCAGGGCACCAAGTTCACCGACGGCGTCGACAACCTGCGCCTCGATTACCTGTCGGTGCCAGTGCTCTACGTGGGCAACATCACCGACGCCTTCAGCTTCCACATCGGCCCGCAGGCCTCGGTGCTGACCAAAGTGGTGTCGGGCGACAAAGACCTCGACATCAACGACAACGGATTCAAGAGCTTCGACCTCTCGGGCGTGGGCGGATTGGAATACCGCATCGGCCCGGCCCGCCTGGGCGCCCGCTACAACCTGGGCCTGACCAAGATTGCTAAAGACGCCAAGGTGTACAACAACGTGTTCCAGGTGTACCTGGGCTTTGGCTTCACGCAATAA
- a CDS encoding IPT/TIG domain-containing protein — translation MLQPLRAFTWGLTGLLGFLCIVGLGLLPAQAQAPPYTWAAGVGTTSLGQVGTIDRHDCDVTTIATTAGGQTYVTGSFKRSVEFGSTTLTSAGEQDIFLAKLDASGQALWAVRAGDRGDDAGFTVTVDALDNVYVAGYFRYSATFGAFALNSGSAILGFLAKYDSQGVCQWATTIPPAFNITAVAVDAADNLVLAGTFSNTTVQFGAITLQGVPLVENAFVAKRSAQGNWLWAVRTGSRSGRVALDASGNVYCTGNFGLTNNFGRFTLTANGLQDGFIGKLDPAGNWLWVRSAGGPGYDYAGGVGVDYAGNVLVTGGFGQPSATFDSITIPNRGNGNFDGYVAKLDPNGNYLWANGLGGTDNDVTSDLVVDDDGSAYVVGSYQDYGIGATFGSIVMPNLGRRFGQFFVTKLSPTGAFNWVATTSSGTYDEFGQSVALDHRGGVYAAGFYAGPSIGFGPNTQVGNPGAHTGFLVKIGDSPLAIVVGLSPPQGAAGTPVAIRGARLAGTTAVYFNGVPAASFTATSPTTLTAIAPPGVTTGPVSVQTAAGAGPAGLVFQVGTATSTAGPRATRQDFWPNPVPAGGRLQLGGYGNGSASVPVQATLYTLLGQVMAVRRISPTGEVAVGEVPSGSYILAVSAPEGRVFRYPIQVQ, via the coding sequence ATGCTTCAACCTCTCCGCGCGTTTACCTGGGGGCTGACCGGCCTACTCGGCTTCCTTTGCATTGTAGGATTGGGCTTACTGCCCGCGCAGGCCCAGGCGCCGCCCTACACGTGGGCCGCGGGCGTGGGAACAACCTCCCTCGGGCAAGTGGGCACGATAGACCGCCACGATTGCGACGTCACCACCATTGCCACCACCGCCGGCGGACAAACCTACGTGACCGGCAGCTTCAAACGGTCCGTGGAATTTGGCTCCACCACGCTGACCAGCGCCGGCGAGCAGGATATTTTTCTGGCTAAGCTCGATGCTTCCGGCCAGGCCCTTTGGGCCGTGCGCGCCGGCGACCGCGGCGACGATGCGGGCTTCACCGTGACCGTAGACGCGTTAGACAATGTGTACGTGGCCGGGTATTTCCGATATTCAGCCACTTTTGGCGCTTTTGCGCTCAACAGCGGCAGCGCCATTTTGGGCTTTTTGGCTAAATATGACTCCCAAGGCGTGTGCCAATGGGCCACAACCATTCCGCCGGCATTCAACATCACCGCTGTGGCAGTTGACGCCGCCGACAACCTGGTGCTCGCCGGCACCTTCTCAAATACCACGGTGCAGTTTGGCGCAATCACCCTGCAGGGCGTACCCTTGGTTGAAAACGCGTTTGTAGCCAAGCGGAGCGCGCAGGGAAATTGGCTCTGGGCCGTTCGCACCGGAAGCCGCAGCGGACGCGTGGCCCTAGATGCGTCGGGCAACGTGTATTGCACCGGTAATTTCGGCCTGACCAACAACTTTGGTCGTTTCACGCTGACGGCTAATGGCTTGCAGGATGGATTCATCGGCAAGCTGGACCCGGCTGGCAACTGGCTCTGGGTGCGTAGCGCCGGCGGGCCCGGCTATGACTACGCCGGCGGCGTTGGCGTCGACTATGCTGGCAATGTATTGGTTACCGGCGGGTTTGGGCAGCCGTCGGCCACCTTCGACTCCATTACGATACCGAATAGGGGCAACGGCAATTTTGACGGCTACGTGGCCAAGCTCGACCCAAATGGCAACTACTTATGGGCCAATGGGCTAGGTGGCACCGACAACGACGTGACCAGTGATTTGGTGGTAGATGACGACGGCAGTGCCTACGTGGTGGGGTCGTATCAGGACTATGGCATTGGGGCCACGTTTGGCAGCATCGTGATGCCCAATCTGGGCCGGCGGTTTGGCCAGTTTTTCGTGACCAAACTCAGCCCCACGGGCGCCTTCAACTGGGTGGCCACCACCAGCAGCGGCACCTACGACGAGTTTGGGCAGAGCGTGGCCCTGGACCACCGGGGCGGGGTCTACGCGGCCGGCTTTTATGCCGGGCCCAGCATCGGGTTTGGCCCCAACACGCAGGTGGGCAACCCCGGTGCTCATACCGGTTTTCTGGTCAAGATTGGCGACAGTCCCCTGGCGATAGTTGTCGGCTTGTCACCGCCTCAAGGCGCGGCGGGTACCCCCGTCGCAATTCGCGGGGCCCGCCTGGCCGGCACCACGGCGGTTTATTTCAACGGCGTGCCGGCCGCTTCCTTCACGGCTACCTCGCCCACTACGCTCACCGCCATAGCGCCACCCGGCGTCACCACCGGGCCCGTGAGTGTGCAAACAGCCGCCGGCGCGGGCCCGGCGGGCTTGGTTTTTCAGGTGGGCACCGCAACGAGCACCGCCGGCCCCAGAGCGACCAGGCAGGATTTTTGGCCTAACCCCGTGCCGGCAGGGGGCCGGTTGCAGCTGGGAGGGTACGGCAACGGCTCGGCTTCGGTGCCGGTCCAGGCAACGTTATATACCTTATTGGGCCAGGTCATGGCGGTGCGCCGCATTTCGCCAACCGGAGAAGTGGCGGTAGGAGAGGTGCCCAGTGGCAGCTACATCCTGGCCGTGAGTGCGCCTGAAGGCAGGGTATTTCGTTACCCGATTCAGGTTCAGTAA
- a CDS encoding NADP-dependent isocitrate dehydrogenase has product MTKIKVANPVVELDGDEMTRIIWKFIKDKLITPYLDLDIKYYDLGIEYRDETNDQVTIDAANAIKQYGVGIKCATITPDEERVKEFNLKQMWKSPNGTIRNILDGTVFREPIVMQNVPRLVPNWTAPICIGRHAFGDQYRATDFVTKGKGKLTITFQPEDGGEAQSFEVFNFKSDGVALAMYNTDESIRGFAHACFNQALMKGWPLYLSTKNTILKKYDGRFKDIFQEIYEADYLAKFQAAGITYEHRLIDDMVASALKWNGNFVWACKNYDGDVQSDTVAQGFGSLGLMTSTLVTPDGNTMEAEAAHGTVTRHYRDHQKGKPTSTNPIASIFAWTRGLEFRGKLDGNQELVNFCHALEQVCIETVESGKMTKDLAVCIHGNKVEHGRDYLYTEEFLEALDTNLKKKLGA; this is encoded by the coding sequence ATGACCAAAATCAAAGTAGCCAACCCCGTAGTGGAGCTCGATGGCGACGAAATGACGCGCATCATCTGGAAGTTTATCAAAGACAAGCTGATTACGCCCTACCTCGACCTCGACATCAAGTACTACGACCTGGGCATTGAATACCGCGACGAAACCAACGACCAGGTGACCATCGACGCGGCCAACGCCATCAAGCAGTACGGCGTGGGCATCAAGTGCGCCACCATCACCCCCGACGAGGAGCGCGTGAAGGAGTTCAACCTGAAGCAGATGTGGAAGTCGCCGAACGGCACCATCCGCAACATCCTGGACGGCACGGTGTTCCGCGAGCCCATCGTGATGCAGAACGTGCCCCGCCTGGTGCCCAACTGGACGGCTCCGATTTGCATTGGCCGCCACGCCTTCGGCGACCAGTACCGCGCTACGGACTTCGTGACCAAAGGCAAGGGCAAGCTCACCATCACTTTCCAGCCCGAAGACGGCGGCGAGGCGCAGTCGTTTGAAGTGTTCAATTTCAAGAGCGACGGCGTGGCCCTGGCCATGTACAACACCGACGAAAGCATCCGCGGCTTTGCCCACGCCTGCTTCAACCAGGCCCTGATGAAGGGCTGGCCGCTGTACCTGAGCACCAAAAACACCATCCTGAAGAAGTACGACGGCCGCTTCAAGGACATCTTCCAGGAGATTTACGAAGCCGATTACCTGGCCAAGTTCCAGGCTGCCGGCATCACCTACGAGCACCGCCTGATTGACGACATGGTGGCCTCGGCGCTGAAGTGGAACGGCAACTTCGTGTGGGCCTGCAAAAACTACGACGGCGACGTGCAGAGCGACACCGTGGCCCAGGGCTTCGGCTCGCTCGGCCTGATGACCTCGACGCTGGTGACGCCAGACGGCAACACCATGGAGGCCGAAGCCGCCCACGGCACCGTGACGCGCCACTACCGCGACCACCAGAAGGGCAAGCCCACCAGCACCAACCCCATTGCCAGCATCTTCGCCTGGACGCGCGGCCTGGAGTTCCGCGGCAAGCTCGACGGCAACCAGGAGCTGGTGAATTTCTGCCACGCCTTGGAGCAAGTGTGCATCGAAACCGTGGAAAGCGGCAAGATGACCAAGGACCTCGCCGTCTGCATCCACGGCAACAAGGTGGAGCACGGCCGCGACTACCTCTACACCGAGGAGTTCCTGGAAGCGCTGGACACTAACCTGAAAAAGAAGCTGGGCGCGTAA